A single region of the Anabaena sphaerica FACHB-251 genome encodes:
- a CDS encoding Uma2 family endonuclease: MLDYNPLDCMPSSEELPDSDETPVDNELQDLIPGLLKAILAMAWADRMDWFFGVDMGVYYDPYQPAIVPDGFLSLGVERFYDENLRPSYAIWEEEKVPILVLEVVSQTYRGEYSTKKDDYANLGVLYYVIYNPTRRRKPRLEVHKLINGVYQLQDGNPVWLPEVGLGIGIERGTYQGITREWMYWYNQQGKRFFTPEERAQILAERLRALGVDPDSVV, translated from the coding sequence ATGTTAGATTACAATCCCCTGGACTGTATGCCCTCTTCTGAGGAACTACCTGATTCAGATGAAACACCTGTGGATAATGAATTACAAGATTTAATTCCCGGTTTACTCAAAGCTATTTTAGCTATGGCTTGGGCAGACCGCATGGACTGGTTTTTTGGTGTGGATATGGGTGTTTATTATGACCCTTATCAGCCCGCAATTGTCCCTGATGGTTTTCTCAGCTTAGGGGTAGAACGCTTTTATGATGAAAATTTGCGTCCTAGTTACGCGATTTGGGAAGAAGAAAAAGTTCCTATTTTGGTTTTAGAAGTTGTTTCTCAAACTTATCGCGGTGAATATTCCACTAAAAAAGATGATTATGCCAATTTAGGCGTTTTATATTATGTAATTTACAATCCCACTCGTCGCCGTAAACCCCGGTTGGAAGTTCATAAATTAATTAATGGGGTATATCAATTACAAGATGGTAATCCCGTTTGGTTGCCAGAAGTTGGTTTAGGAATTGGTATTGAACGGGGAACTTATCAAGGTATTACACGAGAATGGATGTATTGGTATAACCAACAAGGAAAACGCTTTTTCACACCTGAAGAACGCGCTCAAATCTTAGCGGAACGGTTACGGGCTTTGGGTGTAGATCCTGATAGTGTGGTTTAA
- a CDS encoding AAA family ATPase, protein MNQPILQFIVTQNYKNLSLPQPVELDRLNIFIGSNGSGKSNFISCLKFLKDCLTTIPDESRGVSSFEDAVSKIGADRILDNSVESPAVINFSYCFSQTLSSEQLHEKFSTMLTLTLFVDRKKNKIIISQEFLCSGKDLNKLDSPPFYYYKFHDRELGKGAVSVYNIPGQNSGTHFEGLDNIPTNSLGLTILPRLLEDSQYSPENTPAYRTRRDLVEFISKWQFYNANNMDLNQIRTSEPKIGGSDIYLSASGDNLPLVLDNLIQENIDFEDSINQAMKSILPKTRRLRPIRSGRLSLTVEWYFEDSKEPFYLSEMSDGTVRMLCWATILHSPVLPSLLVIDEPELGLHVSWMRILAEWIKRAARKTQIIVTTHSPDLLDHFTDCLENVYCFYSEDKTHFAMKALSKEILNPSLEEGWELGDLYRVGDPNVGGWPW, encoded by the coding sequence ATGAATCAACCTATTTTGCAATTTATTGTTACTCAAAATTATAAAAATTTATCTTTACCTCAGCCTGTAGAATTAGACAGGCTCAATATTTTTATAGGTTCTAATGGTTCAGGTAAAAGCAATTTTATCAGTTGCTTGAAATTCCTAAAAGATTGTTTAACCACTATTCCTGATGAAAGTCGTGGTGTGAGTAGTTTTGAGGATGCAGTTAGCAAAATTGGGGCTGATAGGATTTTAGATAATAGTGTCGAAAGTCCTGCTGTTATCAATTTTTCATATTGTTTTTCTCAAACATTATCAAGTGAGCAGCTTCATGAAAAATTTAGCACAATGCTTACCTTAACTCTTTTTGTGGACAGAAAGAAAAATAAAATAATTATTTCTCAGGAGTTTTTATGTAGTGGAAAAGATTTAAATAAATTGGATTCACCACCTTTTTACTATTATAAATTTCATGACAGAGAACTTGGTAAAGGTGCTGTATCAGTTTATAATATTCCTGGACAAAATTCAGGCACACACTTTGAAGGTTTAGATAATATACCCACCAATTCTTTAGGTTTGACTATACTCCCAAGGTTGCTTGAAGATAGCCAATATTCACCTGAAAATACACCTGCTTACAGAACCAGACGAGATTTAGTTGAATTTATTTCCAAATGGCAATTTTATAACGCCAATAATATGGACTTAAATCAAATCAGAACTTCCGAACCCAAAATAGGAGGAAGTGATATATATTTATCTGCTTCTGGCGATAATTTACCTTTGGTTTTAGATAATTTAATCCAGGAAAATATTGACTTTGAAGATAGCATTAACCAAGCGATGAAGTCGATTTTACCTAAAACTCGTCGTCTGCGTCCAATTCGTTCTGGTCGTTTATCTTTAACTGTAGAATGGTATTTTGAAGATAGTAAAGAACCATTTTACCTGAGTGAAATGTCAGATGGAACTGTGAGAATGTTATGTTGGGCTACTATATTACATTCTCCTGTACTTCCTTCATTGTTAGTCATTGATGAACCAGAATTAGGTTTGCACGTTTCATGGATGCGGATTTTAGCTGAATGGATTAAAAGAGCAGCAAGAAAAACTCAAATAATTGTAACTACACATAGTCCTGATCTTTTAGATCATTTTACAGATTGTTTAGAGAATGTTTATTGTTTTTACTCTGAAGATAAAACCCATTTTGCTATGAAAGCACTTTCAAAAGAAATTCTTAATCCAAGTCTGGAAGAAGGATGGGAATTAGGTGATTTATACCGTGTTGGTGATCCTAATGTGGGAGGATGGCCGTGGTAG
- a CDS encoding ABC transporter ATP-binding protein, with the protein MASAVLIENLQKRYGTFEAVKDISFQVQPGEIFGLLGPNGAGKTTTLRALCTLTTPDAGKIEVSGISVLDNPKLARQKLGYVAQEVALDKVLTGRELLQLQAALYHLPRAVIKQRINTVLDLLGLQEYADKKTGTYSGGLRKRLDLAAGLLHSPDVLVLDEPTVGLDIESRFVVWDFLRKLRAAGTTVVITSHYLEEVDALADRVAIIDRGLVIANGTPSQLKDKVGGDRITLRIREFSPNEEADKAKNLLETLPFVQEIIINSAQGNSLNLVVTPQNDALITIQQALTNAGLPIFGIAQSRPSLDDVYLAATGKTLMDAELAAVANRDPKAEKKQNMR; encoded by the coding sequence ATGGCTTCCGCCGTTTTAATCGAAAATCTACAAAAACGCTACGGTACTTTTGAAGCCGTCAAGGATATCTCCTTTCAGGTACAACCAGGGGAAATCTTCGGTTTACTCGGTCCCAACGGTGCGGGTAAAACAACCACTCTGCGGGCTTTGTGTACGCTAACTACTCCCGATGCTGGAAAAATCGAAGTTTCGGGAATCTCGGTTTTAGATAATCCTAAGTTAGCACGGCAAAAGCTGGGTTATGTTGCCCAAGAGGTGGCTTTAGATAAGGTTTTGACTGGTAGGGAGTTGCTACAACTGCAAGCAGCCCTTTATCACCTCCCCCGTGCAGTCATCAAACAACGCATCAATACTGTATTAGATTTACTCGGTTTACAAGAATACGCGGATAAAAAAACCGGCACTTATTCCGGTGGTTTACGCAAGCGTCTGGACTTGGCCGCTGGTTTATTGCATTCTCCAGATGTATTAGTATTAGATGAACCAACGGTAGGACTTGATATAGAAAGTCGGTTTGTGGTGTGGGATTTTTTACGGAAGCTACGCGCTGCGGGGACTACCGTTGTCATTACCAGCCATTATTTAGAAGAAGTTGATGCTTTGGCTGATAGGGTAGCAATTATAGACAGGGGTTTAGTTATTGCTAATGGTACACCTTCCCAGTTAAAAGATAAAGTGGGGGGCGATCGCATTACTTTACGCATCCGCGAATTTTCACCCAACGAAGAAGCCGACAAAGCTAAAAACTTGTTGGAAACCTTACCTTTTGTCCAAGAAATTATCATCAACAGCGCCCAAGGTAACTCCTTAAATTTGGTAGTTACTCCCCAAAATGACGCATTGATTACTATTCAACAAGCGTTAACTAATGCAGGTTTACCGATTTTTGGTATTGCCCAATCTCGTCCTAGTTTAGATGATGTTTACCTCGCTGCAACTGGAAAAACTTTGATGGATGCGGAATTAGCTGCTGTGGCAAATCGTGATCCAAAAGCTGAGAAAAAGCAAAATATGAGATAG
- a CDS encoding Panacea domain-containing protein — protein sequence MSITTSGAIADYFIGLANETGSFVSNLKLQKLVYYAQAWYLALYNQPLFAEDFEAWVHGPVIPDLYQEYKKFGWKPIFKDVEAPKFSEQVHEFLAELAEVYFACDAFELEQMTHREYPWIEARGNIPQDAPSNAIISKEAMKEYYQKRAEAEED from the coding sequence ATGTCTATCACAACATCAGGAGCGATCGCTGATTACTTCATCGGGTTAGCAAATGAAACAGGTTCGTTTGTGAGCAATTTAAAACTGCAAAAGCTAGTTTACTATGCTCAAGCTTGGTATTTAGCTCTTTATAATCAACCTTTATTTGCAGAAGATTTTGAAGCATGGGTTCATGGTCCTGTAATTCCTGATTTATACCAGGAGTATAAAAAGTTTGGTTGGAAGCCTATTTTCAAGGATGTTGAAGCACCGAAGTTTTCTGAGCAAGTCCATGAATTTTTAGCAGAATTGGCAGAAGTTTATTTTGCTTGTGATGCTTTTGAATTAGAACAAATGACTCATCGTGAATATCCTTGGATTGAAGCAAGAGGAAATATTCCCCAAGATGCCCCATCTAATGCGATTATTTCTAAGGAAGCGATGAAAGAATATTACCAGAAACGTGCCGAAGCCGAAGAAGATTAA
- a CDS encoding ABC transporter permease, which produces MKTDMNWQQITSPSVVPETTPNFFGELVQETLALTRRLFIQLQRRPSTLAAGIIQPVMWLVLFGALFQNAPKGLFGSTTNYGQFLSAGVIVFTAFAGALNAGLPVMFDREFGFLNRLLVAPLASRFSIVFASAIFIISQSLLQAAVIVGAAAFLGAGLPDAAGLSAIALIVFLLALGVTAISLGLAFALPGHIELIAVIFVTNLPLLFASTALAPLSFMPGWLQVVATLNPLSYAIEPIRYLYLHSTWGLNDVVMHAFWGDVTFGGALLVLLGFAAVALLSIQPQLRKTLA; this is translated from the coding sequence ATGAAGACTGATATGAATTGGCAACAAATAACTTCACCTAGCGTAGTTCCTGAAACTACACCCAACTTCTTTGGTGAATTAGTCCAAGAAACCCTAGCTTTAACCCGTCGTCTATTTATCCAATTACAACGCCGTCCCTCTACCCTAGCAGCAGGAATTATTCAACCGGTGATGTGGTTGGTGTTGTTTGGTGCATTATTCCAAAATGCCCCCAAGGGTTTATTTGGAAGTACGACAAATTACGGACAATTCCTGTCCGCTGGTGTAATAGTATTTACCGCATTTGCTGGGGCGTTGAATGCCGGTTTACCTGTGATGTTTGACAGGGAATTTGGCTTTTTAAATCGGTTGCTGGTTGCACCTTTAGCTTCTCGCTTCTCAATTGTTTTTGCTTCGGCTATTTTTATTATTAGCCAAAGTTTGCTACAAGCGGCTGTCATCGTTGGTGCTGCGGCGTTTTTAGGTGCAGGTTTACCTGATGCGGCTGGATTAAGTGCGATCGCTCTCATCGTCTTTCTTCTGGCTTTAGGTGTCACCGCTATTTCTCTGGGTTTAGCTTTTGCTTTACCAGGACACATTGAATTAATTGCGGTAATTTTTGTAACTAACCTACCTTTATTATTTGCCAGCACAGCCTTAGCACCATTATCCTTTATGCCAGGATGGTTGCAGGTTGTCGCTACCCTCAACCCCCTCAGCTATGCTATTGAACCGATTCGCTATTTGTATCTGCACAGCACTTGGGGATTAAACGATGTCGTCATGCACGCTTTTTGGGGTGATGTTACCTTTGGGGGAGCATTGCTAGTCTTGTTAGGATTTGCTGCGGTGGCTTTACTCAGCATTCAACCCCAATTACGCAAGACTCTTGCTTAA
- a CDS encoding peroxiredoxin, with amino-acid sequence MPLAVGTDAPAFTAKDTNGNTVSLSDFAGKTVVVYFYPKDDTPGCTKQACSFRDAQPEYQGKNVVVLGVSADDQAAHQAFTAKYNLNFPLLVDTDKTLINAFDVDGGGYAKRVTFVIDPNGKIIHVDSAVSTATHASDVLNALGL; translated from the coding sequence ATGCCACTAGCAGTTGGTACAGATGCGCCTGCATTTACCGCTAAAGATACAAACGGCAACACAGTTTCATTATCTGATTTTGCTGGTAAGACGGTGGTTGTGTATTTTTACCCCAAAGATGATACGCCAGGTTGCACCAAGCAAGCCTGTAGTTTCCGGGATGCCCAACCTGAATATCAAGGTAAAAATGTTGTGGTGTTGGGAGTAAGTGCTGATGATCAAGCTGCCCATCAAGCATTCACCGCTAAATATAACCTGAATTTCCCCCTACTAGTTGACACTGATAAAACCCTCATTAACGCTTTTGATGTAGATGGTGGTGGTTATGCCAAGCGCGTCACTTTCGTAATTGACCCCAACGGTAAAATCATTCATGTTGATAGTGCTGTTAGTACAGCTACTCACGCTAGTGATGTTTTAAATGCACTTGGTTTGTAA
- a CDS encoding Npun_F0494 family protein, giving the protein MPTVDSPNPKPFVYTQKTLERAERSLICSPFHLSLFTAMRTQSVSVSAIATEKGFKQGYTKRPLSELACDNAFDWLIEVGVLRREVDGQGITDGFRLTPLGHQLVEKFLDTNWPSPSWRDRFDESITRWFRLPF; this is encoded by the coding sequence ATGCCTACTGTTGATTCTCCAAACCCCAAACCCTTTGTATATACTCAGAAAACATTAGAACGGGCCGAGCGATCGCTGATCTGTTCCCCTTTCCATCTGAGTTTATTTACAGCTATGCGGACTCAGAGTGTTTCGGTGAGTGCGATCGCCACAGAAAAAGGCTTCAAGCAAGGTTATACCAAACGCCCTTTGTCAGAATTAGCCTGTGATAACGCTTTTGATTGGTTAATCGAAGTGGGAGTGCTACGGAGAGAAGTCGATGGACAGGGCATAACCGACGGTTTTCGCCTCACACCTCTTGGTCATCAGTTGGTAGAAAAATTCCTAGATACAAACTGGCCTAGTCCCTCATGGCGCGATCGCTTTGATGAATCCATCACTCGTTGGTTTCGACTACCGTTTTAG
- the cobQ gene encoding cobyric acid synthase CobQ encodes MKSIMVVGTTSHAGKSLITTALCRILSRRGWRVAPFKGQNMALNAYVTASGGEIGYAQAVQAWAAGVSPLVEMNPILLKPQGDMTSQVILKGKPIGRVSATDYYEQYFELGWRTIQESLKHLETEFDLIVCEGAGSPAEINLKHRDLTNMRVAKHLNAATLLVVDIDRGGAFAHVVGTLELLEPDERALIKGVVINKFRGQRSILEPGIKWLEERTGIPVVGVIPYLEQVFPAEDSLDLLERKPLKAQAELNIAVIRLPRIANFTDFDPLESEPTVSVKYLSPKQDLGHPDAVIIPGTKTTIADLILLQKSGMAEAIQNFAASGGTVLGICGGFQMLGQMVADPEGVEGQAGRYQGLNLLPIKTVITGQKIARQRQVSSNYPQMGLPVNGFEIHQGRSRIEQPTDKAVCQPLFDDVNLGLVDNCQSVWGTYLHGLFDNGPWRRAWLNRLRQQRGLKSLPTGVANYRDQREQILDSLATEIETHLNLAPFLS; translated from the coding sequence ATGAAATCAATTATGGTAGTGGGAACAACATCCCACGCAGGGAAATCACTGATAACTACGGCCTTATGTCGCATTCTCTCGCGGCGGGGCTGGCGAGTGGCTCCCTTTAAAGGTCAAAATATGGCTTTAAATGCTTATGTCACCGCCAGTGGGGGAGAAATAGGCTACGCTCAAGCAGTGCAAGCCTGGGCTGCGGGAGTATCCCCATTGGTAGAAATGAACCCAATTTTACTTAAACCCCAAGGGGATATGACTTCTCAAGTTATCCTCAAAGGTAAACCTATAGGTAGAGTTAGTGCTACAGATTATTATGAGCAGTATTTTGAACTAGGTTGGCGAACTATTCAAGAATCGCTAAAACACTTAGAAACAGAATTTGATTTAATCGTTTGTGAAGGTGCGGGTAGCCCAGCAGAAATTAACCTCAAGCACCGGGATTTAACTAACATGAGGGTAGCAAAACATTTGAATGCAGCCACTCTGTTAGTTGTTGATATTGACCGGGGAGGCGCTTTTGCTCACGTAGTCGGAACCCTAGAGTTATTAGAACCCGACGAACGCGCCTTAATTAAAGGGGTAGTAATTAACAAATTCCGGGGACAGCGTTCCATCCTTGAACCAGGAATCAAATGGCTAGAAGAACGCACTGGTATCCCCGTTGTTGGTGTTATTCCCTACTTAGAACAAGTGTTTCCAGCAGAAGACTCCCTAGACTTACTAGAACGTAAACCCCTTAAAGCCCAAGCGGAATTGAATATTGCTGTGATCCGCTTACCGAGAATTGCCAATTTTACCGACTTTGACCCCCTGGAATCAGAACCAACAGTTTCAGTAAAATACCTGAGTCCCAAGCAAGATTTAGGACACCCTGACGCTGTAATTATTCCAGGCACAAAAACCACAATTGCCGATTTAATTCTGTTGCAAAAAAGCGGTATGGCGGAAGCAATCCAAAATTTTGCTGCTTCTGGAGGAACGGTTTTAGGCATCTGTGGCGGTTTCCAAATGTTAGGACAAATGGTAGCTGACCCAGAAGGAGTTGAGGGACAAGCTGGCAGATATCAAGGGTTAAATCTGTTACCTATCAAAACAGTGATTACAGGACAAAAAATAGCCCGTCAGCGCCAAGTTAGTTCTAATTATCCCCAGATGGGTTTACCTGTGAATGGGTTTGAAATTCACCAAGGGCGATCGCGCATAGAACAACCAACAGATAAAGCCGTCTGTCAACCTCTATTTGATGATGTTAATTTAGGCTTAGTAGATAATTGTCAATCTGTTTGGGGTACTTATCTACATGGGCTTTTTGATAACGGTCCCTGGAGACGTGCTTGGTTAAATCGTCTCCGTCAACAGCGCGGTTTGAAATCTTTACCCACAGGTGTTGCTAACTATCGAGATCAGCGAGAGCAGATTTTAGATTCTTTAGCTACGGAAATTGAAACCCATTTAAATTTAGCCCCATTTCTATCTTAG
- a CDS encoding 2Fe-2S iron-sulfur cluster-binding protein — MTINIRFLPDDVTVKAEVGESLLDVADRAGVSIPTGCLMGTCHACTVELDDGEVIRACITPVPPGKEELTIHLFSDPTW; from the coding sequence ATGACTATTAATATCCGCTTTCTACCAGATGATGTCACCGTTAAAGCCGAAGTAGGAGAATCCTTGTTAGATGTAGCAGATAGAGCAGGGGTATCAATTCCTACTGGTTGTTTAATGGGAACTTGTCACGCTTGCACCGTTGAACTAGACGACGGGGAAGTCATCCGCGCTTGTATTACTCCTGTTCCTCCAGGAAAGGAGGAGTTAACCATACATCTTTTTAGTGATCCAACTTGGTAA
- a CDS encoding nucleotidyl transferase AbiEii/AbiGii toxin family protein translates to MKSKKPVNIAASIQAKLLNLSKTRGEDYNYLLTRYFGERLLYRLSQSPYQAQYILKGATLFKVWNGEPHRATKDLDLLCFGNNEIEYLVNVYKEICTIHCEEDGITFLPESVRGELIKEAQEYEGVRIKLKGQLVKIEIAIQVDIGFGDAVTPDAEEVEIEPILNTPKPRLRIYPRETVIAEKFQAMVSLGISNSRIKDFYDIWFLCKNFEFQGNLLSQAINNTFHRRKTEIPVKEPLALSEEFVNDSNKQQQWQAFKKKLKIEQTPNSFGELINEIQKFIMPPSVASAQNENFDKIWSISGYWQDANNH, encoded by the coding sequence ATGAAATCAAAAAAGCCTGTTAACATAGCAGCATCTATCCAAGCCAAATTATTGAATTTATCTAAAACAAGAGGAGAAGATTATAATTATTTATTGACGCGCTATTTTGGCGAAAGGTTGCTCTATAGGCTTAGTCAATCTCCATATCAAGCACAATATATTTTGAAAGGTGCTACTCTGTTCAAAGTTTGGAATGGTGAACCTCATAGAGCGACTAAAGATTTGGATTTACTCTGTTTTGGCAACAATGAGATTGAATATTTAGTGAATGTTTATAAAGAAATTTGTACAATTCACTGTGAAGAGGATGGAATTACTTTTTTACCAGAGTCAGTTAGAGGAGAATTAATCAAAGAAGCTCAGGAATATGAAGGAGTTAGAATTAAATTAAAAGGGCAATTAGTTAAAATTGAAATTGCTATTCAGGTAGATATAGGATTTGGTGATGCTGTTACACCTGATGCGGAAGAAGTAGAAATAGAACCTATTTTAAATACACCAAAACCACGTTTACGAATATATCCGCGTGAGACAGTAATAGCTGAAAAGTTTCAAGCAATGGTTTCTCTGGGTATAAGCAACAGTCGAATTAAAGATTTCTATGATATTTGGTTTCTTTGCAAAAATTTTGAATTTCAAGGAAACTTACTCAGTCAAGCGATAAATAATACTTTTCATAGACGCAAAACAGAAATACCAGTAAAAGAACCTTTAGCTTTATCTGAAGAGTTTGTTAATGATTCAAATAAGCAACAACAATGGCAAGCCTTTAAAAAGAAATTAAAAATAGAACAAACTCCAAATTCATTTGGTGAATTAATTAACGAAATTCAAAAATTTATAATGCCGCCTTCTGTAGCATCTGCCCAAAATGAAAACTTTGATAAAATATGGAGTATATCAGGCTATTGGCAAGATGCAAATAATCACTGA
- a CDS encoding type IV toxin-antitoxin system AbiEi family antitoxin domain-containing protein yields MSKTQKILNYAAQTGVIRAKDIEAKGIHREYLKRLENQGILVRSARGVYTFVDAEITANHTLAETAKRVPNGVICLLSALSFYQITTQAPFEVWLAIPQKSRPPKDNLLPLRIVYMSGKSLEEGIEEHIIEGVPVSIYSLPKTVADCFKFRNKIGLDVALEALRECWREKRCSMDEIWRYAKICRVHNVMRPYLESLS; encoded by the coding sequence ATGTCCAAAACCCAAAAAATACTAAATTACGCTGCTCAAACAGGCGTAATTAGAGCAAAAGACATCGAAGCAAAAGGTATTCACAGAGAGTATTTGAAACGTTTGGAAAACCAAGGAATCCTTGTACGTTCTGCTCGCGGTGTTTACACTTTTGTAGATGCAGAAATTACAGCAAATCACACTCTAGCTGAAACTGCGAAAAGAGTTCCTAACGGAGTAATTTGTCTTCTATCTGCACTCAGTTTTTATCAGATAACCACTCAAGCACCTTTTGAAGTTTGGTTGGCAATTCCTCAAAAATCTCGTCCTCCTAAAGATAATCTTCTACCACTCAGAATCGTTTATATGTCAGGTAAATCTCTAGAAGAAGGAATTGAAGAACATATAATAGAAGGCGTGCCAGTTAGTATATATTCTTTGCCTAAAACAGTTGCCGATTGTTTTAAATTTCGCAATAAAATTGGTCTTGATGTTGCCTTGGAAGCATTGCGCGAATGTTGGCGAGAAAAAAGATGTTCAATGGATGAAATATGGCGCTATGCCAAAATTTGCCGAGTACATAATGTGATGCGTCCTTATCTAGAATCACTCTCATGA
- a CDS encoding DNA methyltransferase — translation MAQLNLFDSLPANLISNTKLPTNKKLSTNIFTNHYPIHRWYNFIAGFSPEFVSFCIKEAKLNCDDVVIDPFSGLGTTLVEANYHNVFSIGFEAHPFFYDISQAKIFPTSDIQQVKYLENLLLSLQPYTGSFQEIWSEDALKFLTKLVSEDNLALLASCLEIESKCSQENKSLFRLIVSKVLEKTSLSQTDGIYKAPTTLKKSISFYDSVSIVCKQIYEDVEKLKYDFTPKAKLNFGSSENMELVENESCSLCITSPPYLNNFDFAEMTRMELYFWRYAGSWREITEKVRRRLIVNTTTAPTDLKRNQEFFSSTLSTSFKLKYLDYIIAELFNERKIRPGKKDYYLLIYPYFAQMQNVIRELHRILRSGSNLHLIVSDAALYGVYIPAHEILSQLMIDNGFQIINIENMRKRGERWLLKKRTGSSKLGEYHIHAKRI, via the coding sequence ATGGCTCAATTAAATTTATTTGATTCACTACCTGCAAATTTAATATCAAACACAAAATTACCAACTAATAAAAAATTATCTACTAATATATTTACTAATCATTACCCGATTCATAGATGGTACAATTTCATAGCTGGATTTTCTCCTGAATTTGTAAGTTTTTGTATAAAAGAAGCAAAACTTAATTGTGATGATGTTGTAATTGACCCTTTTTCTGGATTGGGAACTACACTAGTTGAGGCAAATTATCACAATGTTTTTTCAATAGGATTTGAAGCCCATCCTTTTTTCTATGATATATCACAAGCAAAAATATTTCCTACATCAGATATACAACAGGTAAAATATTTAGAAAATCTCTTGTTATCACTTCAACCTTACACTGGCAGTTTTCAAGAAATATGGTCTGAAGATGCTTTAAAGTTTTTAACTAAACTTGTCTCAGAAGATAATTTAGCCTTATTGGCAAGTTGTCTAGAAATAGAAAGTAAGTGTTCTCAGGAAAACAAATCATTATTTCGTTTAATAGTATCCAAAGTTCTTGAAAAAACTTCTTTATCTCAAACTGATGGTATTTATAAAGCTCCCACAACTTTAAAAAAATCTATATCTTTTTATGATTCTGTATCTATTGTATGCAAACAAATATATGAAGATGTTGAAAAACTAAAATATGATTTTACTCCGAAAGCAAAATTGAATTTTGGAAGTTCAGAAAATATGGAGTTAGTTGAAAATGAAAGTTGTTCACTTTGTATAACTTCTCCACCTTATTTAAACAACTTTGATTTTGCGGAAATGACACGGATGGAATTATATTTCTGGCGTTATGCGGGTTCATGGAGAGAAATTACAGAAAAAGTTCGTCGCCGTTTAATCGTGAATACGACAACAGCACCTACAGATTTAAAAAGAAATCAAGAATTTTTCTCTTCTACATTATCAACAAGTTTCAAGTTAAAATATTTAGATTATATTATAGCAGAATTATTTAATGAAAGAAAAATTAGACCAGGTAAAAAGGATTATTATTTATTGATATATCCATATTTTGCCCAAATGCAAAACGTCATTCGAGAATTGCATCGTATACTTCGGTCTGGTAGTAATCTTCATCTTATTGTGTCCGATGCAGCACTATATGGAGTTTACATTCCTGCTCATGAAATATTGAGTCAATTAATGATAGATAACGGCTTTCAAATTATCAATATAGAAAATATGAGAAAACGGGGTGAACGTTGGCTGCTTAAAAAAAGGACAGGTTCAAGTAAATTAGGGGAGTATCATATTCATGCAAAACGAATTTAA